In a single window of the Terriglobus roseus genome:
- a CDS encoding PQQ-dependent sugar dehydrogenase → MKHSRNVCNAVLASLALWGAILVTTPLHAQAHPPLIDPLPAAIPSSAITVSLTTVLSNLVQPTAGATAPGDEDHLYIADQIGQVWSVDVSRHPASTSPHLVMDIRSLIIPLGLGPAKYDERGLLGIAFHPNFRRNHLFYTYSSQPVKGKATFSTLPAGAVPNCQNVLQEWRMMDLGDDNFVVDTSSVRELMRVDKPQFNHNGGALLFGPDRLLYLSIGDGGGSNDFGVGHAAAGNAQTLEPGNVLGKILRIDPRGHNSGNGQYGIPEDNPFTYSSLSPAPQPEIYAYGFRNPWRMSFDSKTDALYVGDVGQNDVEEVDVVKKGRNYGWPNKEGTFLFDGFLPGRGGTGYVWQNSPGAPNGLIDPIAEYDHGEAEVAPLHSGVHLRQAVIGGFVYRGERAEALEGKYIFGDYGSATTPIQGHLYVLRGHDKHIEELQVDGRSSLNLAVLGFAQGRDGELYLLASQTGTVLGNTGVVMRIRSNQMGRDEDDGHRRDEDDGHGRHEDMD, encoded by the coding sequence ATGAAACACTCTCGCAATGTCTGCAACGCGGTCCTGGCCAGTCTCGCTCTCTGGGGGGCCATTTTGGTCACAACACCTCTTCATGCTCAGGCACATCCGCCACTGATCGATCCGCTTCCCGCAGCCATCCCTTCCTCTGCAATCACAGTCAGCCTGACAACCGTGCTCTCCAACCTTGTGCAGCCCACGGCTGGTGCAACGGCTCCCGGAGACGAAGATCACCTTTATATTGCAGATCAAATCGGTCAGGTCTGGAGCGTGGATGTGTCACGGCATCCAGCTTCCACATCGCCGCACCTGGTGATGGATATCCGCAGTCTGATCATTCCCCTGGGTCTTGGACCTGCAAAATACGACGAACGTGGATTGCTTGGAATCGCTTTCCACCCCAACTTCCGACGCAACCACCTCTTCTACACGTACTCGTCCCAGCCAGTAAAGGGCAAAGCAACGTTCAGTACGCTGCCTGCCGGGGCCGTGCCGAACTGCCAAAATGTCCTGCAGGAATGGCGCATGATGGACCTCGGCGACGATAACTTCGTGGTCGATACCTCCAGCGTTCGCGAACTTATGCGCGTCGACAAACCGCAGTTCAATCACAATGGAGGCGCATTACTCTTCGGACCAGACCGTCTTCTTTACCTCTCGATCGGAGACGGCGGAGGTTCCAATGACTTTGGCGTAGGACACGCCGCCGCCGGCAACGCACAGACGCTGGAGCCGGGGAACGTGCTGGGAAAGATTCTCCGCATCGATCCGCGCGGTCACAATTCCGGGAATGGGCAGTACGGGATTCCCGAAGACAATCCGTTCACCTATTCCTCGTTGTCGCCAGCGCCTCAACCTGAGATCTATGCCTACGGCTTCCGGAATCCGTGGCGGATGTCCTTTGACTCCAAAACCGATGCTCTGTACGTCGGAGATGTAGGCCAGAACGACGTCGAGGAAGTGGATGTGGTGAAGAAGGGCAGAAACTACGGGTGGCCCAACAAAGAGGGTACGTTCCTCTTCGACGGCTTCCTTCCGGGACGTGGCGGCACCGGGTACGTCTGGCAAAACAGCCCCGGCGCACCCAACGGCTTGATCGACCCTATTGCAGAGTATGACCACGGCGAAGCGGAGGTCGCTCCTCTTCACTCTGGAGTCCATCTACGGCAAGCCGTGATCGGAGGCTTTGTCTACCGCGGAGAGCGTGCGGAAGCACTAGAGGGCAAGTACATTTTCGGTGACTATGGATCGGCTACCACGCCCATTCAGGGGCATCTCTATGTCTTGCGGGGTCACGACAAGCACATTGAGGAGCTTCAGGTAGATGGCAGATCTTCGCTCAACCTCGCGGTCCTGGGCTTCGCACAGGGACGCGACGGAGAGCTTTACCTTCTAGCCAGCCAAACAGGAACAGTGCTCGGTAACACTGGTGTGGTGATGCGGAT